The nucleotide window CGCGTACCAGCGCACCTACGAGGCGCAACGGGCCCGCAACGAACTCGTGCAGACGCAGGCGATCAACGCGGTCCGCGTCGTCGAAGGCGGTGATCAGGCCGTCGTCGAAGTGGTCGCGGTACACACCAATTCACCCGATCAGCCCGAGACCGTCACGCTGAACCTGCAGCGCGACGGCGACGACTGGAAGGTCTGCAACCCCACGTGACGAGCGGACATCGGTCCGGCCCACCGCCGGCCGGCCCGGGTGACCGTTCTGCGCCGGGCTACTTCACGCCCCCGTCCCGACCGGCACCACCCGCGGGCACGGCGCCACGCCGGGGTCTTTCGACGGACATCCGTCCCGTGCCGGACAACCGGGTCCGAAGCAATCGAATCCGTCCCTACGACGTCGGTTCGCCGCAACGGTCCCGGTCGCGCGTCGACCCGGCCGTCGTCATCGCGGCGCTGGTGATGGTCGCGCTCGCCGCCGCGGTCGTCGTCGGGCTCGCCCTCACCTGAGGCACTCCACCGGGCCGGCGCGACGCACGGGATCGATCAGGCGAAAAGACAACTGCCCGCACCCCTTCGGGGTGCGGGCAGCGATCGTGGGACTCTCCGTCAGGCAGTCAGGGACTTGCCGTTGGACTTGAGGTCGTTACACGCCTCGACGACGCGCTCGCTCATGTTGGTCTCGGCCTTCTTCGACCAGCTGCGCGGGTCGTAGACCTTCTTGTTGCCGACGTCGCCGTCGACCTTCAGCACACCGTCGTAGTTGCTGAACATGTGGCCGGCGACCGGGCGGGTGTAGGCGTACTGCGTGTCGGTGTCGACGTTCATCTTCACGACGCCGTAGCTCAGGGCCTCATCGATCTCGCTCTTGAGCGAGCCCGATCCGCCGTGGAAGACGAAGTCGAAGGGCTTGGCTCCGTCGCCGAGGCCCAGCTTCTTCGCGGCGACTTCCTGGCCGGTGTTGAGGACATCGGGGCGCAGCTTCACGTTGCCCGGCTTGTAGACGCCGTGCACGTTGCCGAAGGTCGCGGCGAGCAGGTAGCGGTTGCCCGAGTCGCTGGCACCGAGGGCCTCGATGGTCTTCTCGAAGTCTTCGGGGGTGGTGAACAGCTTGTCGTTGATCTCGTTCTCGACGCCGTCCTCCTCGCCGCCGACCACGCCGATCTCGATCTCCAGGATGATGTTGGCTGCACCCGCCTTGGCCAGCAGCTCCTTGGCGATCTCCAGGTTCTCGTCGAGCGGCACGGCGCTGCCGTCCCACATGTGCGACTGGAAGAGCGGGTTGCGGCCGGCGTCGACGCGCTCCTGCGACACCTGCAGCAGGGGGCGGACGTAGGTGTCGAGCTTGTCCTTGGGGCAGTGGTCGGTGTGCAGGCCGATGAGGACGTCGTACTTCTCGGCGACGACGTGCGCGAACTCGGCGAGCGCGACCGCACCGGTCACCATGTCCTTGACACCCTGTCCGGACCCGAACTCGGCGCCACCGGTCGAGAACTGGATGATCCCGTCACTGCCTGCGTCGGCAAAACCCTTGATGGCGGCGTTGATCGTCGACGACGAGGTGCAGTTGATCGCGGGGAATGCGTAACCGCCCTTCTTCGCCTTGTCGAACATCTCGGCGTACTGCTCCGGGGTTGCAATGGGCATCGACGGATCCTCCAGGGTGTTGATGTGCTCTGGTGTTCGGGTTCTCTCGCCGTCGATTGGTGCTTCGGTGGCGAGCAGCCGGACTTCCCGCGGCCGGACTTCACTCAGTATGGCAGGTGCCACATCACCCGGCGCGGGCACCATTCATGCCCGGACCTGCTGGAAACCGGCGGTGGCGGACCCGTGAGATTCTGTCCTCGCCCCACGCGCAGGTACTCTGGGTCCCCGTGATCGACTCCGCGCTTGCCACCACGACCACCAACCTGGCGCTCCTGCCGGGATTCCTGGATCCGGTGAACCTGCTCAACTCGTTCGGCACGTGGATGCTGGCCGGTCTGCTGTTGGTCGTGTTCATCGAGTCGGGTCTGCTGTTCCCGCTGCTCCCCGGCGACTCGCTGCTCTTCACCGCCGGGCTCATCGTGGCGGCGAAGTCGGCGGAGATCGAGCCCTTCGCCCCGCTGTGGGTGCTCCTCGTCCTGATCCCCATCGCGGCCTTCCTCGGCGACCAGGTCGGCTACTGGATCGGCAAGAAGGCAGGGTATTCGCTGTTCCGGCCGGACGCGAAGATCCTGAAGCAGGTCTACATCGAGGAGGCGCACGAGTTCTTCGAGAAGCATGGTCCGGTGACGATCATCCTCGCGCGCTTCGTCCCCATCGTGCGGACCTACGCTCCGCTGGTCGCCGGAGCCGCGAAGATGCGGTACCCGATCTTCCTCACGTACAACATCATCGGCGCGGTCGCCTGGGGTGCGGGAGTCACGCTGCTCGGCTACTTCCTGGGCCAGATCGAGTTCATCCGCGACAACATCGACTACATCTTCCTGTTCATCGTCTTCATCTCGGTTCTGCCGATCATCACCGAGATCGTCAAGCGCATTCTTCGCTCGCGCAAGAAGGTCGTCGAGGAGGAGCCCCTCCCCGCGTCCGACGACGCGAAGAACTGAGCTCCTCTCACCACGCGGCGTCGAGGTCGGCGTGCTGCCGGACCCATGCGTGCATGGCGATCCCGGCCGCCACGCCCGCGTTGATGCTGCGCGTCGAGCCGAACTGGGCGATCGACACCGTGAGGTCGGCCTCACGTTGGGCGTCGTCGCTGACCCCGGGGCCCTCCTGACCGAACAGCAGTACGCAGTCGCGGGGTAGATCGGCTGTCTCGAGGGGACGAGCACCGGGGGTATTGTCCACCGCCACCACGGTCAGCCCTTCGTCGCGAGCCCAGGAGATGAGATCGGACACCGTCTCGTGGTGCATCAGGTGCTGGTAGCGGTCGGTCACCATCGCTCCGCGACGGTTCCAGCGGCGTCGTCCGACGATGTGGACGGCGGCCACCGCGAAGGCGTTGGCGGTGCGGACCACCGTGCCGATGTTCGCGTCGTGTGCGAAGTTCTCGATGGCGACGTGCAGCGGGTGCCTGCGCGCGTCGATGTCGGCGACGATCGCCTCCCGCGACCAGTACCGATAGGCGTCGACGACGTTGCGCGTGTCACCGTGCGCGAGAAGCTCGCCGTCGAGGCGCGGATCGTCGGGAACGGGACGGCCGGGGTGTTCGTCGGCCCACGGCCCCACGCCGACGGTCGGCCCGGTCTGCCACTCGGTGGGACCGGGCACGACCTCGGGATCCTCGGCGGGATCCGGGGCTGGGAGATCGTCGGGGTCCCCCGACCCGGCGTCAGGCAAGCCCGAGATCGCCGAGATCCAGGAGGGAGCGGTACGGCACGCCGAGCGCGGTGATGACCGCATCGGCGCCGGTCGCGCGGTCGACGACGGTGGCCACACCGACGACGTTGCCGCCGACGCCGCGCACGGCCTCGACAGCCGCGGACGGCGAGGCGCCGGTCGTGCTGGTGTCCTCGACGACGAGGACGTCTCGGCCTTCGATGTCGGGCCCCTCGATCTGGCGTTGCATGCCGTACGTCTTGGCCGCTTTCCGGACGACAAAGGCGTCGACCGGTTTCCCGTCGGCGTGCATGATCGACGTCGCCACGGGGTCCGCACCGAGGGTCAGGCCACCGACGGCGACGTAGTCCCAGTCCGCGGTCAGTTCGCGCATCAGCCGCCCGATGAGCCGCGAGGCCTCGTGATGCAGGGTCGCCCGACGCAGGTCGACGTAGTAGTCGGCCTCTTTACCGGACGACAGCGTCACCCTGCCGTGCACGACGGCGAGCTCGCGGACGAGTTCGGCCAGCTGTGCCTTCGCGGCCGGGTCGACCCGCGGGGTCTCGGCGGGAACCGGTGCGGACGAGGACATGCGACTTCCCTCTCGATCGACGTGCCGGGATTCGATCTCCGGCTGCGTGGGGTGGTGGCGCGATCAGTTGCGGTGGCGGTTGGGCCGCTCGCCGGTGTCCCGGCGAGGTGTCTCGTCAGCCGTTCCGGCCGACCCGCGGGTCCCGGACCCGCGCACGGGCATCGGGGTCATCCGCCGGCCTCCGGTCGTCGGCGACGCCGGGGACGGAACCGGCGGCTTCCGCGTCGCTGCCTGGTTCTCGGACTCCCCGGCCGGTGACCCACCGCCGGTCGGCGCGCCCGCGGCCTGTCTCCTGCGCTTGTCCCGCAGTGACTCGGTCTTCTCGTCGGCGAGCTCGGCCCGGGTGGGTCCGTGCGGGTCGCGCGGATCCGGCGAGTCCTCGGGTTCCCGCGTCGGCGGCAGCACCCGGAGAAGGTCGGCGAACCGGCGGACGACCTCCAGGCCGGTGTTCAGCTTGGCCGGGTCGTTGGTCACCGGCATCGAACCGAGCGCCCAGTTGCCCTCGTTCCACAGGACCTCGACGAACGCGGGCGCCTTGTTGGCGAGCGCGACCATCCGGCGGTCGCACACCCGGCGGGCGACGTCGAGGTTGTTGGAGAACATGACGCGCGGGCCCATCGCGCCCAGCAGTTCCACGTCCTCCTCCGCGGGGGCGAGGACGTCTTCGTGCCGCAGGTCGACGACGACATGCGACGGCGAGGACCGTCGGACGGCGATCACGGTCGCGGTCTCGGCGAGGTCGAAGACCACGGCCTCCACGCCGGCGTAGTGTCCGTAGGCGACGTCCTGCACCGGGATGTGGTCGCCCACGTTCATGGTGGCGCGACGGAAGACCTTGCGCAGCTTGGTGTCCGACTCGCGGAACTTGAACTCGTGCTCGTCGCCCCAGACCGCACGCTGGTGCCGTGCAACGCTCGACCGCTGGCGGTCGAGCCACAACAGGACACCCGCACCCAGTAGGGCCACGGCGGCGATCAGGAAATAGACGGTGGTCATCGCGCTACAGCCTACTATCGGCAGGCCCACGGTGAGGTCATCCGCCTACCCGGATGTACCCGCGTTCCTTGTCGACGACGTTGACCAGCACGTCGGCCGGCTCCTCGGTGCCCGCCGCGACGTAGCGCCGGAGGTTGTCGAGGACCTGCTCGGCCAGCGCCTCGCGCCATCCGACGGCGTCTCCGCTCATGTGAGCCGAGATCGCGACCCCGGGCAGGTCCCACAGTTCGCTGTCGGCGGGCAGCGGCTCGGTGACGAAG belongs to Gordonia sp. KTR9 and includes:
- the fbaA gene encoding class II fructose-bisphosphate aldolase, whose amino-acid sequence is MPIATPEQYAEMFDKAKKGGYAFPAINCTSSSTINAAIKGFADAGSDGIIQFSTGGAEFGSGQGVKDMVTGAVALAEFAHVVAEKYDVLIGLHTDHCPKDKLDTYVRPLLQVSQERVDAGRNPLFQSHMWDGSAVPLDENLEIAKELLAKAGAANIILEIEIGVVGGEEDGVENEINDKLFTTPEDFEKTIEALGASDSGNRYLLAATFGNVHGVYKPGNVKLRPDVLNTGQEVAAKKLGLGDGAKPFDFVFHGGSGSLKSEIDEALSYGVVKMNVDTDTQYAYTRPVAGHMFSNYDGVLKVDGDVGNKKVYDPRSWSKKAETNMSERVVEACNDLKSNGKSLTA
- a CDS encoding VTT domain-containing protein, with protein sequence MIDSALATTTTNLALLPGFLDPVNLLNSFGTWMLAGLLLVVFIESGLLFPLLPGDSLLFTAGLIVAAKSAEIEPFAPLWVLLVLIPIAAFLGDQVGYWIGKKAGYSLFRPDAKILKQVYIEEAHEFFEKHGPVTIILARFVPIVRTYAPLVAGAAKMRYPIFLTYNIIGAVAWGAGVTLLGYFLGQIEFIRDNIDYIFLFIVFISVLPIITEIVKRILRSRKKVVEEEPLPASDDAKN
- a CDS encoding TrmH family RNA methyltransferase, giving the protein MPGPTEWQTGPTVGVGPWADEHPGRPVPDDPRLDGELLAHGDTRNVVDAYRYWSREAIVADIDARRHPLHVAIENFAHDANIGTVVRTANAFAVAAVHIVGRRRWNRRGAMVTDRYQHLMHHETVSDLISWARDEGLTVVAVDNTPGARPLETADLPRDCVLLFGQEGPGVSDDAQREADLTVSIAQFGSTRSINAGVAAGIAMHAWVRQHADLDAAW
- the pyrE gene encoding orotate phosphoribosyltransferase — encoded protein: MSSSAPVPAETPRVDPAAKAQLAELVRELAVVHGRVTLSSGKEADYYVDLRRATLHHEASRLIGRLMRELTADWDYVAVGGLTLGADPVATSIMHADGKPVDAFVVRKAAKTYGMQRQIEGPDIEGRDVLVVEDTSTTGASPSAAVEAVRGVGGNVVGVATVVDRATGADAVITALGVPYRSLLDLGDLGLA